Proteins encoded by one window of Gouania willdenowi chromosome 4, fGouWil2.1, whole genome shotgun sequence:
- the LOC114462492 gene encoding ICOS ligand-like — translation MSWSGVENKEAKVRGHRPDRGMDVGKLVSIPKSRSTVGRTLFGLGLMRLQPLALWLTGLTGLSLLCPCFTSDEDCVLGIVGRPVLLPCFHPEFLTLGNRSAEWKRNDEVVLRSVWQGDEHMEMWGYALAKLSDHAAQTGNFSLELLEVSPENDNMSYTFFIPSEQNQTDPLCTVCLRIAASFSSPQLHREEGEQGELPVFLCQSSGGYPEPRVYWIINDTDEPPDGSVRTQKQQLPDSNLYNITSHMTVNISKEASVSCIIQNLPMNETFTSTIYGAPGGPVVTRASDAMWMFSTGLCVVVGIMVITGVAYQIHLDRISKRKKKEFQKSERGRQRHRFNNEPEATKMMSKETDV, via the exons ATGTCTTGGAGCGGGGTGGAGAACAAGGAAGCAAAGGTTCGAGGACACAGGCCTGACAGAGGCATGGATGTGGGAAAACTGGTTTCTATTCCAAAAAGCAGATCCACCGTTGGAAGGACTTTGTTTGGGTTGGGACTAATGCGCCTTCAGCCTCTGGCTCTGTGGCTCACAGGGCTCACAGGCCTCAGCCTTCTGTGTCCGTGCTTCACTTCTG atgaGGACTGTGTTCTTGGCATTGTGGGACGCCCAGTGTTACTTCCCTGCTTTCACCCTGAGTTTCTCACATTGGGGAATCGTTCAGCTGAATGGAAGAGGAATGATGAAGTGGTGCTGAGATCAGTGTGGCAAGGCGACGAGCATATGGAGATGTGGGGATACGCCTTAGCCAAGCTTTCTGACCATGCTGCACAAACTGGAAACTTCTCCCTGGAGTTGCTGGAAGTTTCCCctgaaaatgacaacatgtcATATACTTTTTTCATTCCCTCTGAACAGAATCAGACTGACCCTTTGTGCACGGTGTGTCTCAGGATAGCAG CTAGTTTCAGCTCTCCACAGCTCCACAGGGAAGAAGGTGAGCAGGGGGAGTTGCCAGTCTTCCTCTGCCAGTCCAGTGGTGGTTACCCTGAGCCTCGAGTGTACTGGATCATTAATGACACAGATGAGCCCCCGGATGGATCAGTGAGGACCCAGAAACAGCAGCTCCCAGACTCCAACCTCTACAACATCACCAGCCACATGACGGTTAACATCTCCAAAGAGGCCAGCGTGTCCTGCATCATCCAGAACCTTCCAATGAACGAAACCTTCACATCCACCATCT ACGGTGCACCAGGAGGTCCTGTGGTGACTCGGGCTTCAGACGCCATGTGGATGTTCAGCACGGGTCTCTGTGTAGTGGTGGGCATCATGGTGATCACTGGGGTGGCTTATCAGATCCACCTGGACCGGATCagtaaaagaaagaagaaggaaTTCCAGAAATCAGAAAGAG GGCGCCAAAGACATCGCTTTAATAATGAACCTGAAGCGACGAAGATGATGTCCAAGGAGACAGATGTGTGA